Genomic segment of Rhodococcus rhodochrous:
ACTCGTCGGTAGTATGACGTGAGTCACGACGTTCCGATCTCCTCCCCGATCCAGTCGCGGATGTGCTGCCGGAAGTTCTCCGAGGACAGCGCAGCGACGGCCTCGTTACGGCCCTTCGGCACACCGTCGATCGCGGTGATGCACTCGGCGACCGCCTCCACCCTGTCCTCGCGGAAACACAACCCGTCGACCCCCTCGGCAACCGTCTCACCAGCACCTCCGAGCGCGTTGACGACGACACGCGCCCCTGCCGCACGTGCCTCGACGGGCATGATCCCGAAGTCCTCCACCGCAGGAAAGACATAGACGTGGGCCTGCTGGTAGAGCGCGTAGAGCAGGGCGTCCGACGGCCGAGCGAGCACGTGGACCGGCACAGTCGCCTCGTCGGCGAGCTGCCGCAGTCGGCCCTCCTCCGGCCCGGATCCCGCGATCACCGCCGGCACCCCGGCGAGGTCGGCTGCCCGGATCACCCAATCCAGTCGCTTGTACGGTACGAACCTCGACGCCCCCAGCACGAAGGTCTCCGGAAGTCCCTCCAGCAGGGCGGATTCGGCTGCGGACAGTTCGTCACGCCAGTCGGGCACCGACGAGATGCGGGCCGTCTCGACGGGAGGGAAGATCACACGCGCCTCGACATCCCAGGCCCGCTCGATGCGACGACGCACGAAATCGCTGTTCGCGGCGAAGTGTGCACCCTCCCGCGCGCGACGCCGATCGAGGGCCCGCAACGGAGGTGCCGCGCACCGCACCGCGAGCGAGGCACCCCGATCGTCGAGCTCCGGATTCCACAGGTAGCGCGCCGGAGTGTGTACGTAGACGAACTTCTCGAACCCGCTCGGTGCGCCCCGGAAGGTCACGTGGTGGGCGAAACAATGCGAGCTGACCAGGGCGAAGTCGTACGAACCGGGTCGGCGACGCCAGACGTACGGCATGGCCGACAATGCCAGCGCCTTGCGCCTGCGCAGAGGTGTGCGCGCCAGACCGCTCTCGTGCACCGTCCGCCCCGGATACCGGTCGGCGTCGTCCCACAGGCACAGCACGTCGGCCTCGGGAAAGGTGCGGACGAACTCGTCGAGAACCTTCTCCGAACCTCCGTCGCGCGCGATCCATTCGTGCACCAAGATTCCAGGCACAGCCATCCCTCCGAAGACCCCGAGCCGATCGGGAGGGTACTTTATGACCCTGCCGACGCCGAGAGGTAACGGGTCGGCACAATCCCTCGATACGAATGCGTCCGAACGGCAAGAAGATTCAGGGTCCGAGACGGGGTCGGGAAATCACCCCCTCTTTCACCCCCTCGACAGTGGAGGTCACGGAGTGGATGTGCGACACGCGTCGTGGTTCGGCGACCCTGCGTCCCCGATCCTCGGGCACGTCCACCTTCCCGCCGACCGCCGCGCGCGCGGCGCGGTGGTGCTGTGCCCACCCCTCGGCAAGGAACACCTCGACACCTATCGAGGCGTCAAGGCTCTCGCCGAGCAACTCGCCGAGCGCGGACTGGCGGCAGTGCGCTTCGACTACACGGGCACCGGAGACTCGGCCGGCGATCAGGATTCGCCCGACGCGGTCGCGGCATGGCAGCGCAGCGTCGTCACCGCAGTGGAGACGGCCCGCGCGAGCGGCGCCGAGCACATCACCGTCGTCGGACTGCGCGCCGGCGCACTGATCGCGGCGACGGCACTGCCGGAGTGCGGACCGGTCGACGCCGTCGTGCTGTGGGATCCCATCGTCTCGGGCCGGGCGATGTTGCGCGAACAACGCGCCCTCTACCGTCTCGCCCTCGGCGCCGACGATCCCGAAGACCCCCGGGTCTCGATCGTCGGCGGCGTTCTCGCCCCCGAAGCCGCCGACGCACTCCGCGCCCTGAAGATCGATCCGAGGTCGCTGAACGGCACACGAACCCTGCTCGCGACCCGGCCCACAGCCCGCGAGACCGCCGCGGTGTCGGCGCTCGCCACCGCACTCGGCGGTGACGAGCTCTCCCTCGACGCCCACGAATCCTTCGTCACTCCCAGCACACTCCACTCCGCGATCCCGACCGAGCAGCTCACCCGGATCTCCGATTGGGTAGCCGCGGGCGCGCCGGCCGCCACCCGCGAGGTCCACTTCCCCGAGCGCGACCGCGCGGTCGTCGCGACCACCGACTCCGGGCTACCGATCCACGAGAGCGTCGAATATCTCGGCCCGAACGAGATGTTCGCGCTGCGCACGCACGGTGTCGACCCCGAACGGTTCGACACCGAGGGGTTCGGCGCCCCGCGCCGGTCCACCCCGACGGTGTTGTTCTTCGGCACCGCCTACGAGCACCGGCTCGGCCCGAGTCGTCTCTGGGTCGAGCTCGCGCGCGAGTTCGCCTCGCACGGCATCTCCACGATCCGGTTCGACCGGACCGGGGTGGGTGATACCGGCACGGCGCACGGGGCGACCCCCACCCCGCTGTACTCCGACGACTCCGACCGCGACGCCCTCGATGCTGTCGCCGCCCTCGGCATCGATCCGCAGGACCTCGTGGTGATCGGCCTGTGTTCGGGTGCGTGGTACTCGTCGTGGGTCGCCCTCCGGGGTGCAGCACATTCCGCCGTGCTCGTGAACGTGATCCTGTGGTGCACCCACCGCCGGAAGTCGTTGCGCGCCGATCTCGGTCCGAACGCACCCGACGTTCCGGCGATCGCAGCCCCGGCGGAACCGCAGACGATCTCTTTGCGTGCCCGCATCAAGCCGTGGGCGCAGAAGTACCTGCCCTATCCGTTGTGGCTGTTGCTCGGCCGACTCGGCGTGACCCAGGTTCCCGAGGTCGGGTTGGAGGCACTGCGTCGCGCGGGTGTGTCGGCCACGGTCGTTCTGTCCGCCGAGGACCACCGGTGGTTCCTGACCCAGCGCGGAGAAGAAGGACTTCGCCGGGTACGCCGACGTGGCTTCACCGGGGACATCCTCACCAGCGAGGTCGGTGAGCACAGCGGTCGGCAGCGGGACGGGCGCGAGTTCCTCCGCACGGCGGTCACCTCGACCGTGCTCTCCCGTTTCGGGTCCCACACCGCGGATCCCGCTGCAGGCGAGTACGTCTCATGACTCCCCTGTTGATGCTCGCCGTTCCGGTCGTGCTCGTGCTGGGAGTGCTGCTCTGGCGGCGACCCCAACGCGGGTTGCTGGCGATCGCCGCGCTCACTCCGTTCCACGGCCTGCTCGCGATCGTCCCCGGCGGTGAATCACTGTCGCCGTGGAAGGAGGGGCTGCTGCTCCTCACCCTCGGCGCGACCTTCGTCAGCCCCTACCGACGGCGGCTGCCGGCACCGTCCTATCCGTGGTGGCCGGCCGTGGTCGCGTGGGTGGCGATCGGAGTCCTGTCGGCGTTGCTCGTCTCGGGGCTCGCCGGCATCATCGCCATCAAGATCACCTACTTCTACCTCGTCATCCCGGTGATCCTGTGGCGTGCACCGTTCGACGCCCGCGACCGCGACCACCTGGTGTCGATCCTCATGGGCACGACGGCCGTCACCGCCGTCGTCGGACTCGCGCAACAGGTGATCGGCGGTGAGCGACTCGCCGAACTCGGTTACCGCTGGGACGAGCATCTGCGCATCAGCGGCGGAATCCTGCGCAGTTTCAGCACGTTCACGACACCCTTCGCCTTCGGCCTGTTCGTGATGATCGGACTGATCGTGGGGTGCTCGGTCTCCTTCGCCGATCCGCACCGGCTCCGCAACAAACTGTTCCTGTGCGCGACACCGATCATGGTGCTCGGCATGGGTGTGACGATCGTGCGCGCCAGCTACATCGGTCTCGCCGTCGCACTGTTGTGGCTGGCGGTCCACCGCTACCGCGCCCTGTTCCTCGGCTTCGGCGCCGCCGCGGCGCTCGCACCGCTCGTCCTCTTCGCCGTGCCGAGTTCGATACTCGCTCCGTTGTTCTCCTCGTCGAGCCTCGGTGAGCGCGGGGATGGCTGGTCGCAGACCCTGTCGTCGCTGTGGGTGCACCCGTTCGGTCAGGGTCTCGGTGCAACCGGCTCGGCTGCCGCCGACACGGTGGCCCAGAGCAACCCGATGCTGTCCGAACTGTCGTACACGGCGTCCGTGCAGTTCGGGTTCATGCCCTATCAGCCCGACAACTACTACATGAAGCTCGCCGTGGAACTCGGCCCGATCGGCGTGTGGCTGTTCGTCCTCGTACTCGTCTGCGCCGCGGTTTCGACGCTGCGTGCGTCGCGGGTGCTGAGTGGACAGGACGCCGCACTCGCACTCGGGGTGAGCGGCACGATCGTCGCGGCGGCGGTCGCCTCCACGGTGGCGACCTATCTCGAGATCTTCCCTCTCGACGTCTATTTCTGGTTACTGTTAGGAACTGTCGGATGCGCACTGACGCAACACTGGTCACCTCGCCGAAGCTCGCTCACCGCATCGGGTTCGGCGCCCTCGCACTCCGACCGTCCGGCAGTGGAGTCCAGACCTACGTCCGCGAGCTGCTGACCGCGCTCGACCCCCTGCTCCCCTCGGCGGCGTTGCGGGCAACCGTGCAGTGCGACGCCACGGGAGAACTGCCCCCTCGCGTGACCCCGTCGGTACGACCGGTCGCCGACGGGGTGCGGCGGATGCTGTACGCGAAGGTGCCCGTCCGCGGGGTCGACCTGTTCCACAGCCTCGACGTCGACCTGCCCGTCCTGTGTTCCGGTGTCACCGTCTCGACGTTCCACGATCTCGCCGTCTTCGACACCCCGTGGGCGTTCAGCAGGCACCGGGCCGCCGGTGAGCGTGCACTGCTGCGCGATGCCATGCGACGGGCCGACGTACTCGTCGCGGTCTCCAACTTCACCGCCGAACGTCTCCTGGCGCTGTGCGGCCGAGAGGCCGTGGTCACTCCGCTCGCGCCCGCGGTGTGGGCGAAACCTCCGGCCCCCGAGGAGATGCGGGACATCCGCAGGGCGTACCGGCTGCCCGAACGGTTCGTCCTGCAGGTCGGCACCGTCGAACCCCGCAAGGACGTCGCGCTCGTCGCCGACGCGTGCCGTCTCCTCGACATCCCGCTGGTGCTGGCCGGAGCCGGATCCACCGGACCCCACGCACCGGCCGGTTCGATCGGTCTCGGTTACGTTCCCACCGCCCACCTCCCCTCGTTGTACGCCGCGGCGACCGCCGTCGCGTACGCCTCGCGCTACGAGGGCTTCGGGTTGCCGCCGCTCGAGGCGATGGCGTGCGGCGGGGCGGTGGTGACGAGCGCCGTCGGTGCACTGCCCGATGTCGTCGACGACGGAGCCCTGCTCGTCACCGAACACACCGTGACGTCGTGGACAGCGGCCCTGCGCGTCGTCGTCCACGACCGCGACACCGCGGAGGCGCTGCGCACCCGAGCACGCGAGGTCGCCGCGACCTCGACATGGACGCGCACCGCCGAACTCACGCGCGAGGCTTACCGCACCGCGGGCCTGAGAATCTGACGAGGTCGTCGCGTGGGTAGACATTCGCTGGCCGACCGGATGGCCGAGACCGTCGTGATGGAGCGGATCGTCGCGGCGCACGACCCCGGCGGTACTCTCCACGAACCGCAGACCCCGGAGCTCGACGGGCGGGCCGCGCGACGCAACACCGTCGTGATGCTCGGCAGCCGGTTGGCCGTCGCCTCGATGGGCTGGGCCGGTTCGATGATCGTCGCCCGCGCGTTGGCACCGGACGACTTCGGCAAGTTCTCCTTCGTCTTCGGCCTGCTCGGGTTGCTGTCCGTCGTCACCGATCTCGGCGTGGGCCGAGTGGTGCTCGCGAAGCTCGTCGAGTGCAATCCGTGGGAGGTCTCCTACGTCACCACCGCGTTCATCGCGTTGCGCGCTGTGCTCGGTCTGCTCGGGTACGCGCTGGCCGTCGGGTACGTGCTGCTGCTCGGATACTCGTCCGATGTCGTCTGGGCGACAGTGATCGCCGGTCTCGTCGTGGTGATCGCAACGCCCAACAACGCCCTGTCGGTGATGTACCAGAGTCGATTGCGCATGGCATCGGTCGCGGTCGCCGAGACCTTCGGCCAGCTCGCGCAGCTGATCGCCACCATCGCCGCGGTGCTGTGGAATCCGGTGCTGCTCGTGCTCGTCGTGCCGGCGGTGATCAACGAGATCGTCGGCGCGGGCATCCTCGTGCGCGGCGTGCGAGCGGGCAGGGCCGGGCCCCTGCCCGCCGCGCGCGCCCAATTGTGGCGGTGGCGGGAGATGCTCGTCGAGGCCATCCCCCTCAGCATCGGCTTCGCCCTGCTCACCCTGCTGTCGAAGATCGACGTGCTGATGCTCGGGCGGATGGACACCTTCGACTCGGTGGGTCTCTACACCGTCGGTTACAAGTTCGCCGACCTGCTGTCGATGGTGTCGTCGACCGTCGTCGGACCGGTGACCACGCTGCTGGTCGCGACCTGGCCGGCGCAGAGCGAGATGTTCCGGCAACGCACACGGGAAGCGGCGATGCTCCTCGCGGTGCTGGGCGCGACCGCCACCGCGGCCTTCTGGTCGTCGGCGGACGGTGTGCTGTCCCTCCTTTACGGCGAGCGGTTCGCCGAGGCGGCCGGTGCTTCGCGCATGCTGGTGCTCGGCAGCGCGCTGTCGATGCTCACCGAACTCGGTCTCATGGTGCTCATCGCGACCGGGCGCCACCGCGTCTATCCGTGGGTGGCGCTGGCCGCACTCGCCGGGAACATCGGTGCGAACCTCGTCCTCATCCCCCGTCTGTCGTTCGACGGGGCGGCGCTGGCGACGGTGCTCACCGAGGCTGCGATGCTCGTCGCGATCTGGATCGTGGTGGCCCGGAGCGTCCGGATCGGGGGCCTGTTCCCCTTCACCCAGACCGCCGCGATCGCGATGCTGGGTGTTGCGGTGGCCGTGTGGATGTCGCTCTTCGCGGAGCGCTACGATCTTCCCTGGCCCGTCACCGCTGTCCTCTCGGCTGTCTGTGTTCTGGCCGGAACCCATGTCCTTCCCATCACCGGCGGGCTCGGCCTCGTCGGTCTCGTCAAGTCTCGTTGAGGTTGCAGTGTCCCTTTCGCGGTCGATGCCGCGTCGCGTGTCGCGGTCCATGCCGCTCCGCGCCGTTCTCACCCTTGTCGGTGTGTTCGCTCTGTCGTGCACCCAGAGCACCGAGCCACGCGACTGCCGAACAGATCTGACCGCCGACAGTCTCGGGGTCGCGACGGGAGCCGGCCTCGACTCCCTCGACTCCGCTGACCTCGACGCATACATGTCGACGGTCGCCGACAGCGGCGCCGGCTGGATCCGGTTCGACGTGGACTGGTCGACCATCGAACCCGCGCGTGGCCGCTTCGACTGGAGGGGCACCGATCGGGTCGTCGCCGCAGCCGACGCGCACGACCTGCAGGTGCTGGGCCTGCTCACCCACACTCCGCACTGGGCGCGGACGTCGGAGGCCGACCCCGGCGACCCGCACGGGATGCCCGCCGACCCGGACGAATTCGGTCGCTTCGCAGGCGACGTCGCCGATCGCTATTCCGACAGCGTCACGCACTGGGAGATCTGGAACGAGCCGAACCTGACGGCCTTCTTCACCCCGCAACCCGACGTCGGCGCGTACGCCGACCTGCTCGTGGCGGCGTCGGACGCGATCCACAACGTCGACCCCGGGGCAGTGGTCGTCACCGGTGGCCTGTCCCCCGGCACCGACAACGGATCGGACATCGCCCCGACGACCTTCCTCACCGAGTTGTACGACGAGGGCGTGTCGTGGGCCTTCGACGTCGTGGGCATGCATCCCTACAGCTACCCGGCCCTGCCGTCCGATGCGTCGACGTCCGAGTGGAATTCCTTCTACCGCATGCGCGAGATGCGCACCGTCATGGTCGAGCGGGGGGATTCCGACAAGCCCATCTGGGCAACGGAGTTCGGGGCACCGACGGGCACGGACACCGACGCGGTGGGGCCCACGGAGCAGGCCGACATCCTGCGCGACGGGATCACCGAGCAGCGCGCGTTGGGATTCGTCGACAAGCTGTTCGTCTACAGCCTCCTCGACCGCGGCACCGATGTGTCCGATCGCGAGCAGAACTTCGGGGTCCTCGCGCACGACGGGACAGCTAAGCCTGCCTGGGACGTGCTGCGCACGGCGGCGGTCACTTCCGGTTGTCTCTGATCAGCAGCGGCTCGAGGTGAGGGCGTCGCGCGCCGCCAGGCGCAGGGGACGGACGAGGTCGGCTCCGAGATCTGCGGCGCGGAGGGTCCACCGGTGGTGCGGTCGCGAGGCGGGGACGGCGATGATCCGCCCCACCCGGTAGTCACCGTTCGCCCACTGCTCCTTGAATTTCGTTGTGCCGAGGAGGTAGTCGAAGCGGCCGATGCCCAGCTCGTCGTGCCGGTCGGCGAGGTGGCGCTGCAACAACTGGCCGGGCTGGTAGCGGCGCGCCTCGGGATGGAAGCGGCTCAACCACATCTCGGCCGTGGTCCCGGTGCGGAACATGATCTCGTGGGCCGTCCACCGGTCGCCGACGAGCAGACCCACGACGAGCAACCGACCGGCACGGGCCTCGGCGGCGAGCAGCGGCCGGGTGAACGCGGT
This window contains:
- a CDS encoding glycosyltransferase, with protein sequence MAVPGILVHEWIARDGGSEKVLDEFVRTFPEADVLCLWDDADRYPGRTVHESGLARTPLRRRKALALSAMPYVWRRRPGSYDFALVSSHCFAHHVTFRGAPSGFEKFVYVHTPARYLWNPELDDRGASLAVRCAAPPLRALDRRRAREGAHFAANSDFVRRRIERAWDVEARVIFPPVETARISSVPDWRDELSAAESALLEGLPETFVLGASRFVPYKRLDWVIRAADLAGVPAVIAGSGPEEGRLRQLADEATVPVHVLARPSDALLYALYQQAHVYVFPAVEDFGIMPVEARAAGARVVVNALGGAGETVAEGVDGLCFREDRVEAVAECITAIDGVPKGRNEAVAALSSENFRQHIRDWIGEEIGTS
- a CDS encoding alpha/beta fold hydrolase → MDVRHASWFGDPASPILGHVHLPADRRARGAVVLCPPLGKEHLDTYRGVKALAEQLAERGLAAVRFDYTGTGDSAGDQDSPDAVAAWQRSVVTAVETARASGAEHITVVGLRAGALIAATALPECGPVDAVVLWDPIVSGRAMLREQRALYRLALGADDPEDPRVSIVGGVLAPEAADALRALKIDPRSLNGTRTLLATRPTARETAAVSALATALGGDELSLDAHESFVTPSTLHSAIPTEQLTRISDWVAAGAPAATREVHFPERDRAVVATTDSGLPIHESVEYLGPNEMFALRTHGVDPERFDTEGFGAPRRSTPTVLFFGTAYEHRLGPSRLWVELAREFASHGISTIRFDRTGVGDTGTAHGATPTPLYSDDSDRDALDAVAALGIDPQDLVVIGLCSGAWYSSWVALRGAAHSAVLVNVILWCTHRRKSLRADLGPNAPDVPAIAAPAEPQTISLRARIKPWAQKYLPYPLWLLLGRLGVTQVPEVGLEALRRAGVSATVVLSAEDHRWFLTQRGEEGLRRVRRRGFTGDILTSEVGEHSGRQRDGREFLRTAVTSTVLSRFGSHTADPAAGEYVS
- a CDS encoding O-antigen ligase family protein → MTPLLMLAVPVVLVLGVLLWRRPQRGLLAIAALTPFHGLLAIVPGGESLSPWKEGLLLLTLGATFVSPYRRRLPAPSYPWWPAVVAWVAIGVLSALLVSGLAGIIAIKITYFYLVIPVILWRAPFDARDRDHLVSILMGTTAVTAVVGLAQQVIGGERLAELGYRWDEHLRISGGILRSFSTFTTPFAFGLFVMIGLIVGCSVSFADPHRLRNKLFLCATPIMVLGMGVTIVRASYIGLAVALLWLAVHRYRALFLGFGAAAALAPLVLFAVPSSILAPLFSSSSLGERGDGWSQTLSSLWVHPFGQGLGATGSAAADTVAQSNPMLSELSYTASVQFGFMPYQPDNYYMKLAVELGPIGVWLFVLVLVCAAVSTLRASRVLSGQDAALALGVSGTIVAAAVASTVATYLEIFPLDVYFWLLLGTVGCALTQHWSPRRSSLTASGSAPSHSDRPAVESRPTSASC
- a CDS encoding glycosyltransferase family 4 protein — translated: MRTDATLVTSPKLAHRIGFGALALRPSGSGVQTYVRELLTALDPLLPSAALRATVQCDATGELPPRVTPSVRPVADGVRRMLYAKVPVRGVDLFHSLDVDLPVLCSGVTVSTFHDLAVFDTPWAFSRHRAAGERALLRDAMRRADVLVAVSNFTAERLLALCGREAVVTPLAPAVWAKPPAPEEMRDIRRAYRLPERFVLQVGTVEPRKDVALVADACRLLDIPLVLAGAGSTGPHAPAGSIGLGYVPTAHLPSLYAAATAVAYASRYEGFGLPPLEAMACGGAVVTSAVGALPDVVDDGALLVTEHTVTSWTAALRVVVHDRDTAEALRTRAREVAATSTWTRTAELTREAYRTAGLRI
- a CDS encoding flippase; this encodes MGRHSLADRMAETVVMERIVAAHDPGGTLHEPQTPELDGRAARRNTVVMLGSRLAVASMGWAGSMIVARALAPDDFGKFSFVFGLLGLLSVVTDLGVGRVVLAKLVECNPWEVSYVTTAFIALRAVLGLLGYALAVGYVLLLGYSSDVVWATVIAGLVVVIATPNNALSVMYQSRLRMASVAVAETFGQLAQLIATIAAVLWNPVLLVLVVPAVINEIVGAGILVRGVRAGRAGPLPAARAQLWRWREMLVEAIPLSIGFALLTLLSKIDVLMLGRMDTFDSVGLYTVGYKFADLLSMVSSTVVGPVTTLLVATWPAQSEMFRQRTREAAMLLAVLGATATAAFWSSADGVLSLLYGERFAEAAGASRMLVLGSALSMLTELGLMVLIATGRHRVYPWVALAALAGNIGANLVLIPRLSFDGAALATVLTEAAMLVAIWIVVARSVRIGGLFPFTQTAAIAMLGVAVAVWMSLFAERYDLPWPVTAVLSAVCVLAGTHVLPITGGLGLVGLVKSR
- a CDS encoding glycoside hydrolase family 5 protein gives rise to the protein MFALSCTQSTEPRDCRTDLTADSLGVATGAGLDSLDSADLDAYMSTVADSGAGWIRFDVDWSTIEPARGRFDWRGTDRVVAAADAHDLQVLGLLTHTPHWARTSEADPGDPHGMPADPDEFGRFAGDVADRYSDSVTHWEIWNEPNLTAFFTPQPDVGAYADLLVAASDAIHNVDPGAVVVTGGLSPGTDNGSDIAPTTFLTELYDEGVSWAFDVVGMHPYSYPALPSDASTSEWNSFYRMREMRTVMVERGDSDKPIWATEFGAPTGTDTDAVGPTEQADILRDGITEQRALGFVDKLFVYSLLDRGTDVSDREQNFGVLAHDGTAKPAWDVLRTAAVTSGCL